Proteins encoded within one genomic window of Ranitomeya variabilis isolate aRanVar5 chromosome 4, aRanVar5.hap1, whole genome shotgun sequence:
- the LOC143768472 gene encoding beta-microseminoprotein-like, with protein MKVLLALGVVLAVSVALSSAACYIDKLKFNRQEKTTGCEHNGILHSAGENWTADCEECSCGPKGMRCCSLTKTPIYDKQICEATFQEESCSYTVTKKDNPAEECEITGMVG; from the exons ATG AAAGTTCTCTTGGCTCTCGGTGTTGTGCTCGCAGTCTCTGTTGCACTGTCCAGTGCTGCCTGCTACATTGATAAACTGAAATTTAATCGGCAAGAAAAAACCACAG GATGTGAGCACAACGGAATACTTCACTCAGCAGGGGAAAATTGGACTGCAGACTGTGAAGAGTGCTCATGCGGCCCAAAAGGCATGAGGTGTTGTTCACT gaCGAAAACTCCAATTTATGATAAACAGATCTGTGAAGCAACTTTTCAAGAGGAATCATGTAGTTACACAGTGACCAAAAAAGATAATCCAGCTGAAGAATGTGAGATCACAGGAATGGTTGGATAA